In the Bacillus sp. HSf4 genome, TCACCCTGGTAATAAACGGCGTATCCGTGTCTCGGAATCCCTTTATCAATCATTTCAAGACCGACGAGCTTTCTGTCCGGCCCGTTTTCTTTCTGGGCTGCCAAAGCGGATTTTCCGAAGAAATCAGCTTCTTTATTCGTTTTGACGGCAAAGCCGATCCCCGCTTCAACCGGAGTGATCTCTTTTGTAAGCTCCTGTCCGTATAATGGCAGCTTCGCTTCAAAGCGGAGGGTGTCTCTCGCGCCGAGGCCGCACGGCACAAGTCCCTCTTCCTTGCCCTTTTCTAAAAGAAGCTGCCAAATGTATGCGGCATCCTCATCTCGGCAGTAGATTTCAAAACCGTCCTCACCTGTATAGCCCGTTCTGGAGACAAGCGCCCGCACGGTGCCGATCGCTGTTTCATCACGGAAGGTAAACGGCGTTAACGCGGAGAGGTCAATGTCTGTTACTTGTTTTAAAATTCGTTCGGCTTTCGGTCCTTGAAGGGCAAGCAAAGATATATCGTCAGACAGATTGTTGATCACAACATCGCCTTCGGCATGCCTGTTCATCCAATCGATATCCTTGTCGATATTAGCCGCATTGATCACCAATAGATAGCGATTGGGTCCTTTTTGATAAACCAAGAGATCGTCAATCGTTCCGCCGTCTTCATAGCACATGGCCGTATATTGCGCCCCGCCTTCAGTCAGTGCGGAAACATCATTGGTCAAAAGCCTTTGCAAAAACGGAAGGCTGCCGGTTCCTGAGACTTCGACTTCCCCCATATGTGAAACATCAAACAGCCCCGCATTCGTCCTCACCGCTTCATGCTCTTCTTTAATCGATGAAAACTGAACAGGCAGCTCCCAGCCGCCAAAGTCAATCGTTTTCCCGCCATACTCCTTATAAAGATCAAATAAAGGCGTTCGTTTAAGCATTCTGCTTCCCCCTTCGATTTCAATCTAAACCAAGTTTGCCAATCATCAGAAAACGCGAAAGATTCCGTCATCAAATCCCGTTTGACGGCACAAAAAAGGACAGAGAACCCCCTTAGTCAGTTCGGAGGTTCTCTGTCCTGGCACCTGAAAGTTTACTTTGCTAAAAAACGCAAAGATGTCCCCTTTGGTGGTTTGCTAAACATGAAGATGATACAAACTCTCTCCAGAGTTGCGTCAAGCAAGAGTTCTTTTGCCTGAGAGATTCGCTATTTTTTGAGCTTGCTCCTTCGGCGCCGTCGGTTACGTTCCCCTTCGGTCTCTCCCCTTGCTCTCATTCGCTCATATTCATTTCTTTTCATGGACATACTAGATAAAGCTCACGATATTTTCGCTGATGATCTACAAATATCCTACCATCATCAAAGCGTTTGGGCAATAGAAAAAACCATTAACATTTTATTATTTTTTGTTTTCAATGTTCGTTTTTTATTGATTTCTGTATGAAATCATCTTTAAACAGAAAAGATTTTCTAAAAAAAGAGAACATTTATCTGATTTAGTATCGAGGAAAGGCGGCGTTACGATGAAACCAGACATTCATTTTGACAATGAATGGCCCGAACAGTTCAAAAAACATCTTCAGGAAGACGGACCTTGGGCGAATTGGGAGCTTTACCAGCTTTCCTGCGAGGTGCAAAAAAGGCTGGCGATTCCAACCTTTGAAGGACTGCAGGCTCCGTTTCATCTGCCTGATTTCACCCCGCTTCCCCATCAGCTTGAAGTCGCCCAGAAAGTGGTGGAGGAGATGAACGGAAAAGCCATTTTAGCCGATGAAGTGGGCCTCGGCAAGACGGTTGAAGCCGGGCTGATATTAAAAGAATACATGATTCGGGGGCTGGCAAAAAAAATTTTGATCCTTGTCCCCGCTTCCTTAGTGTCTCAATGGGTGAAAGAGCTGCGCGAAAAATTTCTGATCCCGGCCGTAGAACAGAAAAAAAGCTATGTATGGGAGCAGTGCGATGTTGTCGTCTCCTCTCTTGATACGGCCAAACGGTCACCGCACAGAGAAACCGTTTTGTCGATTCAATATGATGTCGTTATCATCGATGAAGCTCACAAACTGAAAAACAATAAAACCAAAAACTACGAGTTCGTCCGCAATCTCAAGAAAAAATATTGCCTGATGCTGACGGCGACACCGATCCAAAACAAGATTGACGAAATATTCAACCTCGTCTCCCTGTTAAAACCCGGCCATTTAGGCAATGAGAGCAATTTCAACAAAGACTATTCAAAGCAGATCAATTCAAAAGAAACGCATGAGCGCTTAAAATCGCTGATCAACAAAGTGATGATCAGGAACAGACGGCAGGATACGGGCATCACGTGGACAAAACGCCATGTCGAAACCGTACCTATCTCGTTTTCACCGACTGAGCAGGCTTTATATGACGAGATTCGAAAGCTGAAAAAAGACCATCTGCATTCATCAAGCATGTTTTCCATCATGACCTTGGAGCGGGAATGCTGTTCAAGCAGAGAAGCGGTCTACATGACGCTGAAAAACATGCTTGACAAAAAAGACAGAGAAGCGCCTGTTATCGGAGAGCCTGCGATTCATCATCTGATCGACAAAGTAAATGAAGTGGCGCAGAACTCCAAAGCCATGAAAGTCGTCGAGCTCATCCAGGAGCTCGATGACAAAGTCATTATTTTCACAGAGTACAGAGCAACGCAAATCTATCTGCAATGGTTCCTCCAGCAAAACGGCATCACCTCTGTACCGTTCAGAGGCGGTTTTAAAAGAGGGAAAAAAGACTGGATGAAAGAGCTCTTCCGCGGCAGAGTGCAAGTATTGATCGCAACTGAAGCGGGCGGTGAAGGGATCAACCTGCAATTTTGCAACAAAATTATCAATTATGACCTGCCGTGGAATCCCATGCGCCTTGAGCAAAGAATCGGACGGATTCACCGCCTCGGCCAGGAACGGGACGTCTACATTTATAATATGGCAACAAAGCATACGGTCGAAGAACATATCTTAAAACTGCTCTATGAAAAAATTCACCTGTTCGAAAAAGTAGTCGGGGACTTGGATGATATTTTAACAAAAATAGAGGTCGGCAATTTTGAAGAGCATCTGCACGACATCCTTTTTTATTCGGCTACTGACGATGAAATGAAGATCAAGATGGAAAACCTGGCGTCATTCATTTCCTATGGAAATGACGCGGCAGGAAGCCATAAACAGATTGGAGGCTGACAGATGCGTCAGGAAGAAATACACCGCTTTTTGGAACGCTTTTTCACGGCAAACGGATGTGATATCACCGACAAAAGCGACGGCCATTTAACCGTACAGCTGACGCCCGAAGTCGATAAACAAATCATGAACAGGCCGTTTTACTGGCATTGGCTTGAAAAGACGGGCGGCGAGCCAAACCCGATGAAAATCACGCTGATTACAAATGAAGATCTGGCGCCGGACGGTATCGAAGGCGATTTCATTCATTTTGGCTCGCCAAGACTTTTTCAAATTTTTCAAGCGGTCAAGAAAAACGGAAGATTCATCCGCCTTTATGAAAAAATCCATTCTCAAGGAACGCAAGTTCCACTTGAGCCCTGGCTGGGGATGAATGTGACGATCTCTTATCAGTCTGATAAGAAAAAAGACAAGCTTTTGTCTCTCGGCCTTCACTTGATCAGCGGTCAGCTCATAGAAGAGTTTCAAGAGCAAATGGAGGAGAGAGCTCTTTCTTCGCAAATATCCGATTACTGCTTTACGATGTCGCCATTGATCAAACCGGAGAGCGGCATCAAACGGATTGAGCGGTATATCGAACAGGCGGCCAGAAATGAGCCGCTCGACTGGGCGGAGGCTTCCCATAAAAGATGGGAGAGTGACCTTGCACTGCTGAATCAATTTTATGAAGAAACAGAGGAAAAACCGGAAGAGTATGAAATTGAAAAAAAGGCGCTCCAATCGCTTTACGAGCCGAAAATTGAAATAAAGGTGGAAAGCGGCGGGTTATTTTATTTGCAGAAAAAAATTTCAGGATAAATTTTCCGATTCGACATCGTTCTTGTTTTTATTCAAAAGCGGGGAATTATAATGAAATTATGGAGACAAACTATTGTTTCATTTTTTGGACAAGGATGGAAAAGTGGTGAGCCTTGAGATTTATCTTTGTTTATGACATCACAGTTGACTGAAATACATAATCAAGTATTTTAGGGGGGAAATATATGAATAAAGATAAAAATGAGAAAGAAGAATGGGATGAGGAATGGGCAGAGCTGATCAAAAATGCCCTGAAAGCAGGCATTAGTCCAGAAGAAATACGGTTTTTTCTTCGTTTAGGAAAGAAGTCTTCCGAAGCTTCCACATCAATTGAAAGAAGTCATTCAATAAATCCTTTCTGAATGTGCTATAATATCGAAAGGAAGGTGATGACATTGATTGGCCAGCGTATTAAACAATATCGAAAAGAAAAAGGCTACTCACTATCTGAACTAGCTGAAAAGGCTGGGGTAGCGAAGTCTTATTTAAGTTCTATAGAAAGAAACTTACAAACAAACCCCTCCATTCAATTTCTAGAAAAAGTCTCCGCTGTTCTGGACGTCTCGGTTCATACCCTGCTTGATGAAAAAGATGAAACCGAATACGATGGTCAATTAGATAGTGAATGGGAGAATCTAGTACGTGACGCTATGGCTT is a window encoding:
- the gcvT gene encoding glycine cleavage system aminomethyltransferase GcvT, whose translation is MLKRTPLFDLYKEYGGKTIDFGGWELPVQFSSIKEEHEAVRTNAGLFDVSHMGEVEVSGTGSLPFLQRLLTNDVSALTEGGAQYTAMCYEDGGTIDDLLVYQKGPNRYLLVINAANIDKDIDWMNRHAEGDVVINNLSDDISLLALQGPKAERILKQVTDIDLSALTPFTFRDETAIGTVRALVSRTGYTGEDGFEIYCRDEDAAYIWQLLLEKGKEEGLVPCGLGARDTLRFEAKLPLYGQELTKEITPVEAGIGFAVKTNKEADFFGKSALAAQKENGPDRKLVGLEMIDKGIPRHGYAVYYQGEKAGEVTTGTQSPTLKKNVGLALLKKEAAAIGTEVEVEIRKKRLKAKVVKTPFYKRQP
- a CDS encoding SNF2-related protein; amino-acid sequence: MKPDIHFDNEWPEQFKKHLQEDGPWANWELYQLSCEVQKRLAIPTFEGLQAPFHLPDFTPLPHQLEVAQKVVEEMNGKAILADEVGLGKTVEAGLILKEYMIRGLAKKILILVPASLVSQWVKELREKFLIPAVEQKKSYVWEQCDVVVSSLDTAKRSPHRETVLSIQYDVVIIDEAHKLKNNKTKNYEFVRNLKKKYCLMLTATPIQNKIDEIFNLVSLLKPGHLGNESNFNKDYSKQINSKETHERLKSLINKVMIRNRRQDTGITWTKRHVETVPISFSPTEQALYDEIRKLKKDHLHSSSMFSIMTLERECCSSREAVYMTLKNMLDKKDREAPVIGEPAIHHLIDKVNEVAQNSKAMKVVELIQELDDKVIIFTEYRATQIYLQWFLQQNGITSVPFRGGFKRGKKDWMKELFRGRVQVLIATEAGGEGINLQFCNKIINYDLPWNPMRLEQRIGRIHRLGQERDVYIYNMATKHTVEEHILKLLYEKIHLFEKVVGDLDDILTKIEVGNFEEHLHDILFYSATDDEMKIKMENLASFISYGNDAAGSHKQIGG
- a CDS encoding YqhG family protein — encoded protein: MRQEEIHRFLERFFTANGCDITDKSDGHLTVQLTPEVDKQIMNRPFYWHWLEKTGGEPNPMKITLITNEDLAPDGIEGDFIHFGSPRLFQIFQAVKKNGRFIRLYEKIHSQGTQVPLEPWLGMNVTISYQSDKKKDKLLSLGLHLISGQLIEEFQEQMEERALSSQISDYCFTMSPLIKPESGIKRIERYIEQAARNEPLDWAEASHKRWESDLALLNQFYEETEEKPEEYEIEKKALQSLYEPKIEIKVESGGLFYLQKKISG
- a CDS encoding anti-repressor SinI family protein, producing MNKDKNEKEEWDEEWAELIKNALKAGISPEEIRFFLRLGKKSSEASTSIERSHSINPF
- a CDS encoding helix-turn-helix domain-containing protein, whose amino-acid sequence is MIGQRIKQYRKEKGYSLSELAEKAGVAKSYLSSIERNLQTNPSIQFLEKVSAVLDVSVHTLLDEKDETEYDGQLDSEWENLVRDAMASGVSKKQFREFLDYQKWKKRQEKE